Genomic DNA from Halorussus rarus:
TCCCGGCGGTCGCGCACGCGAGCGACGAGAGCGCCCCGCTCCAGCGCGGACTCCTCGACCCGGCCGGGCGTGACGTCCTCGCCCTCGCCGTCGATGTCGATGATCGCGACTGCGTCCTCTAAGTCGCGTTCCCGGAGCTTCTCGCGGACCCGGTCGATGCCCTCGCCCTCGGCGAGGTCGGCGTCGACGTACTCGAAGTCGCGGGTGACGTCGAGGCCACGCCGGGTGATGGTCGCGTCGCCGTCGAACTCCACGATGTTGTACCCGCGGTCCTCGCGCTCGTCGGCGCTGCACCGCTCGGTCGACCCGCAGTAGGTGACCCACGTCTCGGCGACCTCCTTGGTCCCGGGGTCGTGGTTGTCGCCCAGCAGCATCGCGTCGAAGTCGACGTCGGCCTCGGTCAGCACCCCCTCGGCGTCCCAGTCGCCGAGGTCGAAGGGCTTGAACAGTCCGTGGCTCACCAGCGCGGCGTGAGGCTGGTCGTGCGACTCGAACGCGTAGTCGAGGTCGTCGCGCTTGGACTTCGGGACGTGGTCGAGCCCGTAGAAGGCGGTCTCGCCGACGACCTCGGGGTCGTCGCGCAGGCGCGTGGCCAGCCCCAGCATCTCGAAGAGGTCGAGCCACTGGCGCCCGCGCGTGCCCTCGTGGTTGCCGACGACGGCGAGGAAGGGGATGTCGGCGTCCCGGAGCTTTCGCAGAATCGAGATGGTGCCGTGGAGGGCGTCGAGGTCGGGGCGACGGTCGTGGAACAGGTCGCCGGCGTGGACGACTGCGTCGACGTCCTCGGCGATGGCGTCGTCGACGACCTGCTCGAAAGCCCTCCGGAAGTCCGCCCGGCGCTCGGGGGAGTGGTACTGGCGGTACCCGAGGTGGGTGTCCCCCGTGTGTATCACCCGTGTCATCGATTCGTCGTTTGCGTCCGGGACCTAAAGACGTTCCGCGACGTGCCAATCGGGGGAGGGCTCTCCGAGGTGGGTTCGGACTCGGTCGACTCGGCGGTGGTCATGCCTCGGAATCGCGCGCTCTCGGCTATAAACTTTGGTTCATTCGCGGGGCTACCTCTCGGGAGTACGAGTCGATTCAGGCCGCGCGGTCGCGACGCACTTCCGCGCCGAACCACGCCCACAGCGCGAGCGAGACGAATCCGATTCCGAGGACCGCGAGTTCGAACAGTCGCGGCACGTGAATCCCCACGGTACCACTGAACACGACGAGAACGCTCCCGCACGCTAGCAGCGCGAACGTCTTGTACAGTTTCCGCTTCCTCGTCCACTCGTCGTGCCGAACCCAGACGGTGTGGAGCGCGACGGGCAGGGTCGCGAGGAGGCCGAGGGTGAGGAGACGCCCGATGGTGAGGAGACGCCCGATGGCGAGCAATCCTATCCTCAGTGGATGCCGGAACTCGAACATGTCGTTCGACAGTCGAACCCACGTCGGAACCGCAGATAGGCGTTCTGGCGGTCGAATCTAACTTTGAGGCGCCTCACCCCGTGCCCTCCTCACGTCCAGTTGTCCAGCCCCGTCTGCACGACCGACTCTTCGATGCGCTCGAAGCCCCGCTCGACCTCGTCGGCGTGGACGCCCCACTCGTCGACGACGTACTCCCTCGCAGCGTCGAGGTCCGGGTCCATCTCGGCGTC
This window encodes:
- the mre11 gene encoding DNA double-strand break repair protein Mre11, which gives rise to MTRVIHTGDTHLGYRQYHSPERRADFRRAFEQVVDDAIAEDVDAVVHAGDLFHDRRPDLDALHGTISILRKLRDADIPFLAVVGNHEGTRGRQWLDLFEMLGLATRLRDDPEVVGETAFYGLDHVPKSKRDDLDYAFESHDQPHAALVSHGLFKPFDLGDWDAEGVLTEADVDFDAMLLGDNHDPGTKEVAETWVTYCGSTERCSADEREDRGYNIVEFDGDATITRRGLDVTRDFEYVDADLAEGEGIDRVREKLRERDLEDAVAIIDIDGEGEDVTPGRVEESALERGALVARVRDRREVEEEDGEVDVSFADPDDAVRERVRDLGLSEAARGIDETVRASKIADSNVRESVQNRVSELAEDGDLAAFESGDEVADDDSVTDANEGEVSPRDGEEGGDAAASDEREDGERAPDPDDPEAVEAVAKAAADPETGDAAAEPETDDASSGETDAPDGTLEEYL